A part of Chloroflexota bacterium genomic DNA contains:
- a CDS encoding DUF4258 domain-containing protein, with protein MKTLTIHATKRAAQRNLSKADLEYVIRHGTRVHKAGACFYFLGGKDIPPEDRKDAELARLEGTTVVLDPGQKAIVTVYRNRTSGLKGIRHKQDYLGVANQF; from the coding sequence ATGAAGACACTTACGATCCACGCAACTAAACGAGCTGCACAACGCAATTTATCCAAAGCTGATCTGGAATATGTCATACGACATGGAACCAGAGTCCACAAGGCCGGGGCATGCTTTTACTTCCTGGGCGGTAAAGATATCCCGCCCGAAGATCGCAAAGACGCTGAGTTGGCCAGGCTTGAAGGCACTACGGTAGTTCTTGATCCCGGTCAGAAAGCCATCGTGACAGTCTATCGCAATCGGACCAGCGGATTGAAAGGAATTCGGCACAAACAAGATTATCTGGGCGTAGCAAATCAATTCTGA
- the cmr4 gene encoding type III-B CRISPR module RAMP protein Cmr4 has translation MYLKSNILYLHAETPLHVGAGSGLGAIDLPIQRERPTSYPMIQASGIKGALRDALRTEPAPIIEAVFGPDPGENGNKAHAGAFSPGDGRILLFPVRSLKGVFVWVTSANILQRWARDIEEVTDLSSVLNNFIGPASTDDVDYCYASSPNVLTGRNNVILEDFTIRNQPHEKIQTIAKLLAERVFSSHLDPYWKELLQTNLVILPDDAFTDFVKYTTEVITRTRLEPDTKTVVRGALWNEEYLPMETVLYTPIRATRVRMNEDDIPADFSGEPEEQARKVLNWLKENLGKKLQLGGDETVGRGLVNLNWES, from the coding sequence ATGTACTTAAAATCAAATATTCTTTACCTGCACGCAGAAACACCCCTTCATGTCGGCGCTGGCTCTGGGTTAGGAGCAATTGACTTGCCAATCCAGAGAGAAAGGCCTACATCCTATCCAATGATCCAGGCCAGCGGTATCAAAGGTGCGCTTCGTGATGCGCTGCGAACAGAACCAGCGCCAATTATTGAAGCAGTCTTTGGGCCAGATCCTGGAGAGAACGGAAACAAAGCCCATGCCGGTGCTTTTAGTCCCGGCGATGGCCGAATCCTGCTCTTCCCTGTCAGGAGCCTGAAAGGTGTTTTTGTCTGGGTTACTTCAGCCAATATCCTGCAAAGGTGGGCTAGAGATATTGAAGAAGTCACCGATCTGAGTTCTGTGTTGAATAATTTCATAGGGCCAGCATCAACAGATGATGTTGATTACTGTTATGCCAGCTCTCCCAATGTTTTAACCGGCCGGAATAACGTGATCCTGGAGGATTTTACTATCAGAAACCAACCGCATGAAAAGATCCAAACAATTGCCAAACTCCTGGCAGAAAGGGTGTTTTCCTCCCATCTGGATCCATATTGGAAAGAATTATTACAGACGAACCTGGTTATCCTTCCTGATGATGCCTTTACTGATTTCGTAAAGTACACAACTGAAGTGATCACTCGCACCCGCCTAGAACCCGACACTAAAACTGTGGTCCGCGGCGCCCTATGGAACGAAGAATACCTCCCCATGGAGACTGTTCTCTACACGCCAATCCGGGCAACCCGGGTGCGGATGAATGAGGATGATATTCCAGCTGATTTCAGTGGAGAACCCGAAGAACAGGCCCGGAAGGTCCTGAATTGGCTCAAGGAAAATCTCGGGAAAAAGCTCCAGCTTGGAGGAGACGAAACAGTTGGCCGTGGTCTAGTGAATTTGAATTGGGAATCGTAG
- the cmr1 gene encoding type III-B CRISPR module RAMP protein Cmr1, which translates to MNEIQLLLEAVTPIFLFGAATGNNAQPELRGAPFRGQLRYWYRTLYPNCSSENLLRLEAQVFGSTEIGSRVSVITKPKNSRSMPVNAKVVLPHRNHGRFTLKAFSEGSQFYLTTRVKDRASIDPLLKSLLLLLNFSGVGKRVRRGFSSLKVLEMSADTIPDEYQQGLDLLGASEFKNVAEIRQHYSSLLSHVLNDRFNSSTTIAGFPQDDVSHSYPAFADGSWCALVTEQSLGNDYKEAMENFWHRHLRSDVIIDHPRDRAFGYANGGRRASPFHLHMVRAKDGFHLVLIAFNASPMPTTDSWKKHYKLYQSCLNAYGGAIFFSPERDNNDA; encoded by the coding sequence TTGAATGAAATCCAATTATTGCTGGAAGCAGTAACACCCATTTTTCTATTTGGAGCTGCCACAGGAAATAACGCTCAACCGGAATTGAGAGGGGCTCCTTTCCGTGGTCAGCTTCGTTACTGGTACAGAACTCTATATCCAAATTGTTCTTCAGAGAATCTCCTAAGGCTTGAAGCACAGGTGTTTGGATCTACCGAGATAGGCTCCAGGGTGAGTGTCATCACTAAACCTAAAAATTCGAGAAGTATGCCTGTGAATGCGAAGGTCGTTCTTCCCCACCGTAATCATGGTCGGTTTACACTAAAAGCATTTTCAGAAGGTTCTCAATTTTACTTGACCACCCGGGTGAAGGATAGAGCCTCCATAGATCCCTTGCTCAAATCCCTGCTGCTCCTGCTCAATTTCAGTGGCGTTGGTAAAAGGGTTCGCCGGGGTTTTAGCAGCCTGAAAGTCCTGGAGATGTCAGCTGACACCATTCCTGATGAATATCAACAGGGACTGGATCTCCTGGGGGCAAGTGAATTTAAGAACGTGGCTGAAATCAGACAGCATTATTCTTCCCTACTTTCCCATGTCCTGAATGATCGATTCAATTCGTCTACCACCATTGCTGGCTTTCCCCAGGATGATGTTAGCCATTCATACCCAGCTTTTGCTGATGGCTCCTGGTGTGCCCTGGTGACCGAACAATCGCTAGGCAATGATTATAAGGAGGCAATGGAAAACTTTTGGCATAGACATTTACGATCGGATGTGATCATTGATCATCCAAGAGATAGAGCGTTCGGTTATGCTAATGGCGGTCGACGTGCATCACCTTTCCATCTGCATATGGTCAGGGCGAAGGATGGTTTTCACTTAGTCTTGATAGCCTTCAATGCCAGCCCAATGCCGACAACCGATTCCTGGAAAAAACATTATAAACTTTATCAATCCTGTTTGAATGCGTATGGTGGAGCAATCTTCTTTTCTCCAGAAAGGGACAACAACGATGCCTAA
- the cas10 gene encoding type III-B CRISPR-associated protein Cas10/Cmr2 gives MPNPSDLVLFTFGPIQPFIAASRRTQDLAVSSLILSSLSHAGLSYITENPDTEPIFPMQGAENWEKRLPNRLVFLTSEGQGKIQAEEVEKRVKGRWNNIAVAVRSYLAGKTSNTSWFNDWDTQVEEWLEIYWVTVHWDGKDQTYLHTFQTLNLAIDARKAVRSIRSTPQPGTKGALVGTLSAIGVEQDIWREISSKISKVQLKDNEVLSAIGAIKRFADQAEVPGIDLDRFPSTGSIAVSSFKQEILDNWISLEPQVAEFVTAVDDLGLMTFSKPEPFTRHLKSSQGDPDKNKLLQLDGNYFFRDFFTLEKVNANRKDTLGDMETSDQTSSLIKAGSKSLTALFDKIASLPSEISISIPKPNAYYAALVMDGDHMGQMIDNAGSLEKHKEISRTMSSTANDFQKIVEEDHTGILVYSGGDDVLALLPITCALDVAKEIREKFQKNMQTIGVEADMSGGVAIMHNQSPLETILQEARKAEHQAKETYGRSCLVVSVLKRSGENLSAAMNWSDDPQYDPPISDLIQYFSMGWLSTKFVYDLRSEINALVENLPGLELEIKRLAKRHIDPDVQKSTQPQIDVDLFADRLLKFIPLMPHEKMIQAMVDWMDWLMIARFIAKGERA, from the coding sequence ATGCCTAACCCTTCTGACCTCGTCCTTTTTACATTTGGCCCTATCCAACCCTTCATCGCAGCTTCCCGCCGAACCCAGGACCTGGCCGTTTCTAGTCTAATCCTCTCTTCTCTGTCGCATGCAGGTTTATCCTATATTACAGAAAACCCAGATACTGAACCTATTTTTCCAATGCAGGGTGCTGAAAATTGGGAAAAACGATTGCCAAACCGCCTGGTTTTTCTGACATCGGAAGGACAGGGGAAAATCCAGGCAGAGGAAGTGGAAAAACGGGTCAAAGGTCGGTGGAATAACATTGCCGTCGCTGTGAGATCGTACCTTGCAGGGAAGACATCCAATACAAGCTGGTTCAATGACTGGGATACCCAGGTGGAAGAATGGCTGGAAATTTATTGGGTAACTGTCCATTGGGATGGCAAAGACCAGACCTACCTGCATACATTCCAGACTCTAAACCTGGCAATTGATGCCCGTAAAGCTGTCCGATCTATTCGATCCACGCCGCAACCAGGGACAAAAGGCGCTTTGGTTGGGACCTTATCGGCCATCGGGGTGGAACAGGACATCTGGCGTGAAATCAGTTCCAAAATCAGCAAGGTTCAGCTCAAGGATAATGAAGTACTCTCCGCAATTGGTGCAATCAAGCGTTTTGCGGATCAGGCAGAAGTGCCAGGGATCGACCTGGATCGGTTCCCGTCAACAGGTTCCATAGCTGTCTCTTCCTTCAAACAGGAGATTCTGGATAATTGGATTTCCTTGGAACCCCAGGTAGCGGAATTTGTCACAGCAGTCGATGATCTGGGGTTGATGACATTTTCTAAACCGGAGCCTTTTACCAGGCACCTGAAATCCAGTCAGGGAGATCCCGATAAAAATAAGCTCCTTCAGTTGGATGGAAATTATTTCTTCCGTGATTTTTTCACTTTGGAAAAAGTCAATGCCAACAGGAAGGATACGCTGGGGGATATGGAGACCAGCGATCAAACCTCCAGCCTGATCAAGGCGGGATCCAAATCCCTTACTGCGCTATTTGATAAAATCGCATCATTACCATCGGAAATTTCCATATCTATTCCAAAACCAAACGCCTATTATGCTGCTCTCGTGATGGATGGTGACCATATGGGGCAGATGATTGACAATGCGGGATCATTGGAAAAACATAAGGAAATCAGCAGGACGATGTCATCAACAGCCAATGATTTCCAGAAGATCGTTGAAGAAGACCATACCGGGATACTGGTTTATTCAGGTGGTGATGACGTCCTGGCTTTATTGCCAATTACCTGTGCCCTGGATGTTGCCAAAGAAATCCGTGAAAAGTTCCAGAAAAACATGCAGACGATTGGGGTGGAGGCTGACATGAGTGGCGGGGTTGCAATTATGCACAATCAATCCCCGTTGGAAACAATTTTGCAGGAGGCACGCAAAGCAGAACACCAAGCTAAAGAAACCTATGGCAGGTCTTGCCTGGTGGTCTCAGTACTTAAAAGATCTGGTGAAAACTTATCTGCCGCAATGAATTGGTCAGATGATCCCCAATATGACCCGCCAATAAGCGATTTGATCCAGTATTTCTCTATGGGCTGGCTTTCAACAAAGTTCGTGTACGACCTTCGTAGTGAGATCAACGCACTAGTTGAAAATCTGCCAGGATTGGAGCTTGAAATTAAGCGGCTCGCAAAACGGCATATTGATCCCGATGTTCAGAAGTCAACTCAACCCCAAATTGATGTAGATTTATTTGCGGACCGACTACTTAAATTTATCCCTTTGATGCCGCATGAAAAAATGATTCAAGCGATGGTGGATTGGATGGATTGGCTGATGATCGCAAGATTCATTGCCAAAGGAGAGCGCGCATGA
- the cmr3 gene encoding type III-B CRISPR module-associated protein Cmr3, which produces MSWFYIEPSDVLFFRDSRPFGAGEDHLATSIFPPNPRTVAGAFRSLYLGHSKVDWKDFTKSAPSAASVQSVIGSPAGFEDSAFTMQGPFLVYRTGNLFNLHTKLPSDSYLIPKEVWAQGHKEFQSYSPVKSSTFSTNWPKSSLHPLWPPNGERKDNPKEIYWLQVDGISSYKKGGAFSAKLESEVISFEPRIGNARDRITHSTRDEHLYQATYIRMKPSYGFLVRLNKEFDTLPNKGNLILGGEFKAANYERVKTDINFNFGLEKATNRLKVVLMTPAFFTAGWEPARSDWSSVLGIPAKLIAVALGKPLYLGGYDVARHKQRAIYPFIPPGSVFFFETDKPIQQLNRPFTESPTPEMPLDRMGYGQAFLGQWDWQTPEEEN; this is translated from the coding sequence ATGAGCTGGTTTTATATTGAACCTTCCGATGTGTTATTCTTTAGGGATTCAAGGCCATTTGGCGCAGGGGAAGATCACCTTGCAACCAGTATTTTTCCCCCAAATCCCAGAACTGTAGCGGGTGCATTTCGCTCCTTATATCTGGGTCATTCAAAGGTAGACTGGAAGGATTTTACCAAAAGCGCCCCTTCGGCCGCATCTGTCCAATCGGTAATCGGCTCACCTGCAGGTTTTGAGGATTCGGCTTTTACAATGCAGGGGCCCTTCCTTGTGTACCGCACCGGGAATCTCTTCAACCTTCACACAAAACTACCCAGTGATTCTTACTTAATTCCAAAAGAAGTTTGGGCGCAGGGCCATAAGGAATTTCAATCTTACTCTCCGGTCAAGAGCAGCACATTTTCAACAAACTGGCCCAAATCCTCTCTACACCCACTTTGGCCGCCCAATGGTGAAAGGAAAGATAATCCAAAGGAAATTTATTGGCTCCAGGTGGATGGTATTTCATCTTATAAAAAGGGAGGTGCCTTCTCAGCTAAACTTGAAAGTGAAGTCATCAGTTTTGAGCCTAGGATTGGAAACGCTCGGGATAGGATCACTCATTCAACCCGGGATGAACATCTATACCAGGCGACCTACATAAGGATGAAACCTTCCTACGGGTTCCTTGTTCGCCTGAATAAAGAATTCGACACTCTTCCAAATAAGGGGAATTTGATCCTCGGAGGTGAATTCAAAGCCGCCAATTACGAAAGAGTTAAAACGGATATCAATTTCAATTTCGGTCTAGAAAAAGCCACAAACCGATTAAAAGTAGTGCTCATGACCCCAGCATTCTTTACAGCAGGCTGGGAACCCGCAAGGTCCGATTGGTCCTCTGTGCTGGGAATTCCGGCTAAATTAATTGCGGTCGCACTAGGGAAACCCCTTTATCTTGGCGGATACGATGTTGCTCGTCATAAACAAAGGGCTATCTATCCCTTTATCCCGCCTGGAAGTGTATTTTTCTTTGAAACTGATAAACCAATTCAACAATTGAATAGGCCATTTACAGAAAGTCCTACCCCGGAAATGCCCTTAGATCGAATGGGTTATGGTCAGGCATTTTTAGGACAATGGGATTGGCAAACTCCTGAGGAGGAAAACTAG
- the cmr6 gene encoding type III-B CRISPR module RAMP protein Cmr6, with product MKYRDNHHDLKFADSSEAKGYWLNPNTKFNVEEPPRQLRANDRFDNELFKKFLSRYLGALPERSFPLKTRNRLIIGLGGKGTLEMGITLHHLYGFPYIPGSALKGLARSYGINIIAEMFEIPHLSGEDLLRIKEDKNLPKPPLQILDRLLELPLDEKAPRVQYQEQLVAINSVFKDQLKNSPYLSSDSAIHEYSLDEFINSDIFKGFRAIFGTMGHAGDIIFFDAFPLTIENIIVAEIMTPHFADFYQQKKLPNGEQPIFPSEDQSLHPLVYLAVREGTPFAFCLSSRQKDKKDSFLLKSAKNWLYKGLRDFGLGGKTSSGMGLFSK from the coding sequence ATGAAATATAGAGACAATCACCATGATTTAAAATTTGCGGATTCCAGCGAAGCAAAAGGGTATTGGCTCAATCCAAACACCAAGTTTAATGTTGAAGAGCCCCCAAGGCAATTACGTGCCAACGATCGATTCGACAATGAATTGTTCAAAAAATTCCTTTCTCGATATCTTGGCGCACTTCCTGAAAGAAGCTTCCCTCTAAAAACTAGAAACCGGTTGATTATAGGATTGGGTGGTAAGGGAACCCTTGAAATGGGGATCACTTTGCACCATCTTTATGGCTTTCCTTATATCCCCGGGTCTGCTCTCAAAGGGCTTGCCAGATCTTATGGAATTAATATTATCGCTGAAATGTTTGAGATTCCACATCTTTCTGGTGAAGATCTCCTGAGAATCAAAGAGGATAAGAACCTCCCTAAGCCACCCCTGCAAATTCTGGATAGGCTGTTGGAGCTGCCTCTCGATGAAAAAGCGCCGCGGGTTCAATATCAGGAACAGCTTGTTGCCATCAACTCGGTGTTTAAAGATCAGCTAAAAAACAGTCCTTATTTGTCATCCGACAGCGCAATCCATGAATACTCTCTTGATGAATTTATCAATTCTGACATATTCAAAGGATTCCGGGCTATTTTTGGAACAATGGGCCATGCTGGGGATATCATTTTCTTTGATGCGTTCCCGCTAACCATTGAAAATATCATTGTGGCTGAGATCATGACTCCCCACTTCGCTGATTTTTACCAGCAGAAAAAGCTTCCAAATGGGGAACAACCCATATTTCCATCGGAGGATCAATCTCTCCACCCATTGGTATACCTGGCTGTCAGGGAAGGAACCCCGTTCGCCTTTTGTCTGAGTTCGAGACAGAAAGATAAAAAGGATTCCTTCCTACTCAAAAGTGCCAAGAACTGGTTATATAAGGGACTCAGGGACTTCGGTCTCGGTGGGAAGACTTCCAGCGGCATGGGCT
- the cmr5 gene encoding type III-B CRISPR module-associated protein Cmr5 translates to MRNLDQKRAQVALNYIDNVPSDQQKDYGSAAKSLSMMVQTNGLAQTLAFLKSKAPEKPAYRLLSTQLSDWLNENLRDLENPGDFLDWIVDQNSGIYRRASSEAIEFSIWLRRFVEAQGWE, encoded by the coding sequence ATGAGAAATTTAGATCAAAAACGAGCCCAAGTTGCCCTGAATTACATTGATAATGTCCCCTCGGATCAGCAGAAGGATTATGGTTCTGCAGCTAAAAGCCTTTCCATGATGGTTCAAACCAATGGCCTCGCCCAGACACTTGCTTTTCTGAAATCCAAAGCCCCCGAAAAACCCGCATATCGGCTGCTTTCAACCCAACTTTCCGATTGGTTGAATGAAAATCTCCGCGACCTGGAAAACCCTGGCGATTTTCTGGATTGGATTGTAGACCAGAATTCAGGAATCTATCGAAGAGCGAGCAGCGAAGCCATTGAATTCAGCATTTGGCTGAGGCGTTTTGTTGAAGCACAAGGTTGGGAATAG